The DNA window TCAGGATCCCCACCATCCAGGGGGGGAAGGCCTCGAGCGCGAGCGCGGGCACGGAGAGCTTGGCCCCGGTGGCGGCGACGGTCGGGATCGCCATGCCGACCAGGGCCAGGATGACCCAGGGGTAGGCGGCGAAGCTGTTGACAAGGGCGGCCCAGAACACCCCCCGGCGGATGTCCGATTCCGAACGCGCCATCAGCATCGGCTGGTTCTGCACCTGGGACGCGCTCTGCATGAACACGGTCAGGATCAGGCAGGGGAAGATGAGGGTGAAGATGACCTCGGGCGAGAAATTGAAGACGCTGGTCTTCCAGGAGGCGCCCTCGGAGGCGTAGAAACCGGCGATCCTCTCCCACCCGCCGCGCCCCGCGAGCCAGGAGCCGGTCCAGAAGACGGCCATGAAGGAGCCCGCGATCAGCATGGTGGCGTTGAACAGGTTCATCCACGCCACCTGCATCAGGCCGGCGGCGATGATGTAGATGATGGTCAGGACGACGGCGATCAGGATGCAGTGGGGAGCGAGCGGGAGCGCGCCCCCGCCCAGGGCGTAGAGCGCCGCGGCCGTGGCCGACACCTCCGCGATGCAGATGCCCATCAGCTGGGCGGGGAACACGGCCGAGATCATCCAGCCGATCTTCTCCCCGAAGATCCTGCCCATCCCCTCCGGGAAGGTCTGCACCTGGAGACGGCGGAACCAGGGACCGAACCAGAGCAGGAAGAGGGGCACGAAGATGCCGCCGGACATGATGGCCCACCAGAGGACGGAGGCGCCG is part of the Acidobacteriota bacterium genome and encodes:
- a CDS encoding sodium:solute symporter family protein; translation: MALIIAIAYFLLLSVGTSLWLRSRVKSGSDFVTGGGTLPWPLVTAGFVLAPLGSGHTLSLWESSADIGASVLWWAIMSGGIFVPLFLLWFGPWFRRLQVQTFPEGMGRIFGEKIGWMISAVFPAQLMGICIAEVSATAAALYALGGGALPLAPHCILIAVVLTIIYIIAAGLMQVAWMNLFNATMLIAGSFMAVFWTGSWLAGRGGWERIAGFYASEGASWKTSVFNFSPEVIFTLIFPCLILTVFMQSASQVQNQPMLMARSESDIRRGVFWAALVNSFAAYPWVILALVGMAIPTVAATGAKLSVPALALEAFPPWMVGILMIALLAATLSTTAGLILASSHIIVHDIFKRACNPRMSDRTFLTLTRTMIGVCAVLVIIPALKLGSPVFSIFMWTFSFAIPVFGVYLIGMLWKVNKYAAWITISAGYLANFYWTFASPTWLPSYLSLNLYPTTFATLLFGIGLNLILPGEPGYLRQLKAREAASGRRAAEA